Below is a genomic region from Melitaea cinxia chromosome 20, ilMelCinx1.1, whole genome shotgun sequence.
acgcagcgccgcccatctcgggcacacctcgagggtgaaATGAAGACGTAATAATCTACATATCTCCTGTATTACTTTGTTAAGATTATTTAAATCTCTTAAAATGTGTGAAAAAAATAGCATCATAGCATTAAGAGTGAcgattaaatgtataatatttttaaaataaatcctttAATACTTATGATATTAAATTGTCTTATTACTTAAGAaatctataatttattaatacatatacatatatatttatgaagcaCTATCTAAATACAACacgaatatataaaaatacgaacaatactaaacataaattttgtttgatatatgcgcatatattgctaaaattatttccaaCTGCTAGTTCTGACGTCACACGAGaagagatataattataattatgaaaattcgTACCTCTCTACGTAACAGTTTTATGTGCATGCAGACGTTGGTTTCTGATTTATAAGAcactataacattaaaaaaatattatattatgatatatccacaggcctATAATGCCCGTACtttgttatttcaaaattttatttttattaataatcgtTACTTGGTACTTAAACAACCGCAACTTACATCAAGAAAACCAATTATTCTAACTTAgtgtccctaatgcagacgtgagtacACCAACCAAAATTAcgttaatttaattgatatccTATAACATCAAAAATTATGAAAGGACTAACTAGAGTCACTCGGACGATACTCTTATGAGCTTGCCATTAAGCCAGTTATTTATAATCGATTAAGGGTACGTAAACGGCTTAAGCAAATTGAAGTTCTTTTCATTCGATCGCATAAAGTTATAACTTAAAGCCACGCGCTGTTCACAAACtgttaaacaatttaaaaaaaaacttagtgtGTGCTCAAGATCGCATgacagaagtgaaaacttcattggaAATCGCATTCAAGCAATAATGTAATAAGTCCCAAGTTCACCCAATTGAGCCTTTTACCGTTCAGCAGCGAAGAGCAGCTATCTATATTTTTCTCGCTCGGGTTCACTCGGTGGTCCCAAGTTGATCCGATCGAGTCATTTACCtgcaaaaaaatgtatgtgCGGTACACAGTAAAAGCAGTTTTCACTTCTAAAACATTTCCATTATCTgtcgttaaattttttaaaggtaATTGGAAAAAATTAACTCTATTTACCGGTATTTTATTATGGTAATTGCTATAGCGTTACAAGCCGTGTATATATCGACTATCAGTTACAAAATATCGATATTGTCTTATTGATTAAAGTTGCACTAATTCGTGATGTCAATGTcacttttatgaaattaaaaatgtcatcAACTTCAAACATTTCTAATTGTTTATAActattaactaattttaatcaataacaaatagaatagtaaatttataaatcctaaataataaatatattgtacaataaaacAGATGATTATAAAGTGTTCACAACACATTGTTATAAAGAAAGTCATATGTTCTAGTCAGATATGTTATTTACTGAGACACCATACAAATTggattatgtttataatttttatttaaaatttgttgctgaaacattaatttatataagaaattttatattgtatattagtGTTTGGTTGGTGGGTTACTTGTTGGTGTGCTGTGTAGTTTACCGTCGGTATGCAAGAAAGTTACCTACTCGGACTCGTGGCTCTCTCGGCGCCAAGAGAGTGTTGATAGTGACTGCTCATCCTGACGATGAGTGTATGTTCTTTGGTCCTACAATTTTCAGATTGTGCGAACAAGGCGCTGAggtttatttactttgtttatccaatggtaatttttttttctgtaacatACAATGCTTACTAAATAAACCTTTACTCACCACTTACGACAACTAAATCATTTGTAAAAGTTTATCAGTAAAGGTATTAGTAATCCAAAGATAGataacgaaaataataaatttgttacattatattttaacttttgtaGGTAATTATGAAGGGAAGGgcaatgaaagaaagaaagagttATGGGATGCCTGTCTCGTTCTTGGTGTACCAGACAGCAACATCTGCCTTATCTCAGACACAAGATTGCAAGACAATCCAAAGGCTCAGTGGGCTGTCCCAGTTATAGCAAAACTAATACAACATCAGGTTGCAGCAATGGATATTGATACTCTAGTCACATTTGATAGAGGAGGTGTATCCTCACATCCAAACCACTCTGCAGTTTTTTACGCAGTTGCTTATATGTTTGTTGAGAAGAATATGCCACAAAGTAAGTTTATGAACTTTTTTTGTGATTCAAAACCTGTGGACCAGTATCAAATATTaccattttactatatttgcTAATGCAgtgaatgtaataaattattgtattagtcTTACAGAATTAGTAAATATGTCAGCCCAAAATTATTTGCAGTGTATTGAAATTGAAAAGATTATAGCTCCATATGTAGAatgtaataatcatttattttatttttattttcagagtGCACGGTATACACATTAGattctgtaaatatattaaggAAATATTTGGGTTTTTTGGACTTGCCCTTAAGTTTTTTACTGTCTTCCAAaaggtaattatatataatatcctTTACACACATTATAAATACATGTCAGAATTCATGGATGAAACATTCCTCTTGAATACTTCAAATACTAAACAGTTAGGTATATAGAAAATTAAAGAAGTTCTTTATGAAAGGTATTTTTTATCCTATAACTCTTATAAAATTGATTAACTTGTGGAAAAAAATcacagttttataataaatactgatTTTTACATTAATCTAATATCTAAAGATATGAgataattattcttaaaaatcaATTGATGATTGAACAAGATGATGATGACAAGATAAACAACTAAATTTCAAACACTAttaacaacacacacacacattaaaCCTCTTGACATAAATGACCAGGAaaccaataatttatttaactaaaattaatttattttaacctatgttattttattttattacataaatgttCAGAAGTGCTTGTAAAacctacttgaataaatttaattttgaatcatTTTCAGGTACTTCCTTCGTTGGACTGAAAGTCGTCGCGTGACGCGAGCTATGAAGCAACATAAAAGTCAAATGGTGTGGTTTAGATATTTATACATCATGTTCTCTAGGTACATGGTCATAAATACGCTCAGGAAAATAAACCTTGCTGACATTGAACTTGAGTTAGAAGTtgatgattaatattttttattccttgTGTGAGTGTTTTTATGGTTTCCATGAGCAAATTGCCACTAACTTGTCCTAGTTTGTTTAGTAATTCTGAAATTGGTTTGGGTAAAACTAGTAAGTTCTTTGAAGGAAACAACACAAATTAAAgatgtgcaaaaaattaaatcaagtaTTTACATGGCAACCCTAAGTATTATGCGTGAAAAAATGTTcgaatgtagtttttttttttttttataatatagacTAGACTAGGCTTTAGTCGACTTTTTCTAGCTGGTTCTGCAATTACAAATGTTTGATTTTTAACACTCACAAAGAGTTTTTAGTTTCTGATGTTGTTTCTTTAGTGTTTTATAAAGCTAGTGGCATGTGTTgtattcatataataattacaacaaaCTAGGAAGCTAAGGAACTTACTTAAGTTGATACAAATAAAGAAGCAATTTACtactttttaatcattttttcctTGTTGGATAGATTGAGGTAGTTTTGCCGTCCGTACTATTGATATGGtgtaaaatgaaaatgatttgGTTTATTCATAACGTTATAccaaatatctatatttttttgttgttgtttatttaGTTTGTTATCATGGGatgatttaaagttttataaaattatttaatccaCGGTGTCATGAAGTCTAAGTAAGGCTAACTGTAAACTAGACTAAAGtaaattggaataacaataagTCGGTAGACTCAAGTAAAGTGGACGAAAATGGTCACAAAGCATATGTTTTAGCAAGATTAAAATATGCTATGTACTTGCATTAGCTTGGCGTACTTACTGTTTTAACAACGTGatcctaaaaataattttttatatgtatttttattttgttaatttttatgaaaaattttgttaaaatacctAATAAAATACTCTATTGTGTTGCTAGTGCTTTCAAAAAGCCTTAGATTTAGAATGGTAAATAAATCTtactttaaattgttttatcatgtctgatattcattttatttaattattactaaaaatgagAACAgtgaagtaattaatttgtaaaaacaaataaaaatatgccctattatatattaagacaTTGGAATGTTAaactataacaaaattataataatataagtcgatatttaaaaataaatgttcaaaCTAGTGTAAGAAAAGGAttagaaaaatataagaaaCTAGAAAAgtgaatttttataatttaattttaatcgacTTGGGCTCGTTTCATTGtttgatgataaaaataatttttcataaaatttattgataagTTTTATCAGCGGAAGGTAAAAGGGTTTTTtccaattaataaactacaaattttGGATTCACAagttgcaaatagaaatatttgattGGTAAATTGGAGTTCGATGGTTCGAAATAA
It encodes:
- the LOC123663490 gene encoding N-acetylglucosaminyl-phosphatidylinositol de-N-acetylase, which codes for MLFTETPYKLDYVYNFYLKFVAETLIYIRNFILYISVWLVGYLLVCCVVYRRYARKLPTRTRGSLGAKRVLIVTAHPDDECMFFGPTIFRLCEQGAEVYLLCLSNGNYEGKGNERKKELWDACLVLGVPDSNICLISDTRLQDNPKAQWAVPVIAKLIQHQVAAMDIDTLVTFDRGGVSSHPNHSAVFYAVAYMFVEKNMPQKCTVYTLDSVNILRKYLGFLDLPLSFLLSSKRYFLRWTESRRVTRAMKQHKSQMVWFRYLYIMFSRYMVINTLRKINLADIELELEVDD